In Zingiber officinale cultivar Zhangliang chromosome 8B, Zo_v1.1, whole genome shotgun sequence, a single genomic region encodes these proteins:
- the LOC122016699 gene encoding bZIP transcription factor 53-like: protein MFAEGDPHVAGDEKKRKRMLSNRESAKRSRMRKQQQLHDLKSQISELKCQNDQLLLQTNTLTQHNMLLESNNTVLRYELNSLKERLQFLNSTIRMMEQISGISIDVLMAPDPLLMPWQLPCPSQLIMANDDGNFQL, encoded by the coding sequence ATGTTTGCTGAAGGAGATCCACATGTTGCCGGCGATGAAAAGAAGCGAAAGCGAATGCTCTCGAACCGCGAGTCGGCAAAGCGGTCGAGGATGAGGAAGCAGCAGCAACTGCATGATCTGAAAAGCCAAATATCAGAGCTCAAGTGCCAAAACGATCAGCTCCTGTTGCAGACCAATACGCTGACACAGCACAACATGCTTTTGGAGTCCAACAACACTGTCTTGAGATACGAGTTGAACTCGCTGAAAGAGAGGTTGCAGTTTCTGAATTCGACGATCCGAATGATGGAGCAGATAAGCGGGATATCGATTGATGTGCTAATGGCTCCAGACCCGCTACTGATGCCATGGCAGCTTCCTTGTCCCTCGCAGTTGATCATGGCGAATGATGATGGCAACTTCCAGCTCTGA